The genomic region CTTTTTAAAAAAGAGTATGCTTCTATGGGCAAATTAGTTGCACATGATCATTTTATAATGGACGTTAGAGCAAAAGATGGTAACGTTTATCATATCATTTATAATGATACTCGTCGTTTTGGTTTTATACTTTTAGTAGACACAATAAAGCTTAATGAGCACCCACTTTTAAAAAAATTAGGGGTTGAGCCTATGGGGGATGTGCTTTCTGGTTCTTATTTGCAAAAGGCTTTTATCAATAAAAAGACATCTCTTAAAATGGCTTTGCTTGATCAATCTATTATCGCAGGACTTGGGAATATTTATGTTTGCGAAGCGCTTTGGCGTAGCCGTTTATCTCCACAGCGTAGTGCGTTTACATTGGCACTAAAAAGTGCGCGTGCATACGAATTGGCAAATTGTCTAGCACAAAATATACGTGATGTAATTTCTGAAGCGATAATTGCTGGTGGGTCTTCTTTACGTGATTATGTGCATACAGATGGTTCGCTTGGTTATTTTCAACACAATTTTTCGGTTTATGGAAGAGAAGGAAAGGAATGTTTGCAATGCGAGGTGCCTATTGTACGTATTTTGCAGGCTGGGCGCTCAAGTTTTTACTGCCCAAAGTGTCAAAAATGAATAAACATCTTGCAAAATCTTACAATAAGCTTAAAGTCGTGAATGGCTTTCATTAGAATGGAGAGATTTTTATGCTTGATAAAGTGCTTACACATCTTGATGAAAATATAGATAAGAGTCTTGAACGTCTTTTTTCTCTTTTACGTTTTCATTCAATTTCTACAGATCCAGCTTATAAGGATGCATGTCGTCAAGCAGCTGATTGGTTGGTGGAAGATTTAAAAACTATAGGTTTTGAAGCTTCACGCCGCGATACACCTGGCCACCCGATGGTTGTTGGGCATCACCCAGGGCCTTCGGATGACTGTTTGCATGTCCTGTTTTATGGGCATTATGATGTTCAACCAGTCGATCCCTTAAATTTATGGCACGATGATCCATTTGAACCTTCTTTAAAAGAACAGAATGGAGAAAAGATTATTTGTGCCCGTGGTGCTTCAGATGATAAAGGTCAGCTTATGACTTTTATTGAAGCGTGTCGTGCGTTTAAGAAGGAAACAGGCCAGCTTCCTGTTAAGGTCACTATTTTATTGGAAGGTGAAGAAGAAAGTAGCTCCCCTTCACTTATTCCTTTTTTAAAAGAAAATGCTGATGAGCTTAAGGCTGATTGTGCATTTGTTTGCGATACACCAATGTGGGATGCAAATACACCTTCAGTTTGTATCGGTCTTCGGGGGTTGTTAACAGAAGAAATCATTATCACGGGGGCTAAATGTGATTTGCATTCTGGTGCTTTTGGAGGGGCAGTAGCCAATCCTCTTCGTATTTTAACTAAAATTTTAGGTGGGCTTCATGATGAAAATAGTAGGGTGATCCTTCCTGGATTTTATGATGGTGTAGAGGAAACACCTCCACAAGTTTTGCAATCATGGAATAAACTTAATAGTAGTGTAGAAGCGCTGCTTCGTCCCTTTGGTCTTTCTGTTGCTGCTGGTGAGAAGGGGCGTAGTATTTTAGAACAAGTATGGGCTCGTCCTACAGCGGAAATCAATGGTATTAGTGGGGGTTATGCAGGTGAAGGGTTTAAAACGGTTATTCCTTCTCAAGCCAGTGCAAAAGTTTCTTTTCGCTTAGTCCATAAACAAGATCCTGAAAAAATACGTCAGGCTTTTCGTGATTATGTGCGCAGCCTTATTCCAGCAGATTGTACAGTTACATTTAAAGACCATGGTGCTTATTCAGCTGTTCAGTTATCTCCTGATTCACCTTTTGTTGAGGCAGCAAAGGATGCTTTAACACAAGAATGGGAGAAGTCAGCTTTATTAATTGCTATGGGTGGTTCAATTTCAATTGTTGGGAGCTTTCAATCAATTCTTGGTATGGAAAGTGTCTTGGTCGGATTTGCATTGGCTGATGATCGTATTCATTCACCTAATGAAAAATATAATTTAAAGTCATTTCATAAAGGACAGCGGTCTTGGGCGCGTATTCTTGAGACTTTTGCAAATAGGAGAATAAATGACAGAAATTCGTGTTCATCAAGGTGATTTGCCAAATTTAGATAATTATCACGTTGATGCTATTGCGGTTGATACTGAAACTTTAGGGTTGCAACCATATCGTGATCGCTTGTGTGTTGTTCAGCTTTCTTCTGGGGATGGCACTGCTGATATTATACAGATTGCTAAAGGGCAAAATAGCGCTCCTAATTTGGTCAAATTGCTTGAAGATAAGGCAATTACCAAAATATTCCATTTTGGACGTTTTGATCTTGCCATTTTAGCGCATACTTTTGGAATTATGCCAGATGTTGTCTTTTGCACAAAGATTGCATCAAAGCTTACGCGCACTTATACTGATCGGCATGGTTTGAAAGAGATTTGTAGCGAATTGCTGAATGTTAATATTTCTAAGCAGCAACAATCTTCAGATTGGGCGACAGAAACTTTATCACGTGCACAAATTGAATATGCGGCATCTGATGTTTTATATCTACATCGTTTGAAAAGTGTGTTTGAAACACGTTTAAAGCGCGAAGAGCGAGAAAATGTTGCAAAAGCGTGTTTTCAATTTTTACCGATGAGAGCAAAACTCGATCTTTTGGGATGGACAGAGACTGATATTTTTGCACATAGTTGAGTTTAAAAATTTGTTTTTAATCTAAGCAGAAAAAGTTAATAAAATAAAATGCCTGTATTTTACGGGCATTTTTTATTTTCTTGTTTTTCTCAATATATTGTTTTGAAAAATTTTATAGAACAGTATTTATAAATCAATCTATTTGATTTATAAATTATATCACAAATATGTACTCTTTACGATAATATAAGACATGCCCTTATGTGAGACCAAAAGATCCAAAATGGAGTTTATAGGGTATAGCAGTAGATAGAAGTAAGGGGCTATTGATATACTTTGAAAGTCAGATATATAGGTATCTCCAAGAGTTATGTTGGCTCTATGATGGCTATGGTACTTTTCTAGAGAAGTGGGCTAATAACAACTTGTGTGCAACTTTATTTGACTCCTAATCACGCATTAATGCCTAGTATCATGAAGGCGCAATTATATATAGTTTTAAGGTATTTTAAATTTGAGATACATTAAAGGTGCTATAAGTCCATTGTGAGTAATGGGTGGGTATAAGGTGTTTCTTGATTATAACTTTGAACTGGTATTGAATATTCAATAGCCGGTAAAGTTATCGTCCCGTACAAAAGATTAATATTTGAATTTCAAGAAAAAGAAATTCGCAAAAAACAAGGTTTCGGTTTGGTTGTCAAATCAATGCTTTTTATGTTGGTATGCACCATGCACAATCCTCATTTATGGGGGATTACATTGTTAAAATACCCTATTTTGATGAATCTTTCACTTTTTTCTTAATTTTCCTATAGATATTTGGAGTGAAGTAATTATATATAAAATCCGTTTTGGATATTTTGTATGGAGGTCAATCTATGAACATAAAGCATCTCGGGTTTATATTTTTTTTCGCTTTTGGTTCAACTGCTTCAGTTCAGGGAGCTAATCTTATAAGTGTGAAAGGATTGGCACAGAATATTGCTAACACTTCTTCTCCTAAAGATTTGCATTTTGATAAGCAGGATAGTGATACTACGAATGGTTCTTTTCTAAATATTTCTTGTACCGATCAGAATAAATGGATAACGAATTATGGACAGGGATATACAGCTTCTTTAATTAAAAGCAGAGGAAGCAATAGAAATCTGGTATCACCAAATAAAAGATCACGGCGTTCATTATGGTCTAGAATGCATTCGTTTAGTTATTAGTTAATAGTGAAACGGCTTCAATGACGTTTTGAACAAGAGTAGTAAAAGTGAGGTGAGTGTATTTGCACTTTCGTGCACTTTATCTAGTATTGTTTGCGTTATTAGCTATTTGGGACTTCAGAGTATTATTTTAAGCTTAGTCAATCCGTAGAAATGGATGATTGGATTATTTCTAGTCATTTAATAGATAGCACGAAAAGCGTCATTTATTTATGTTTCTGCTGGGCGGTGGGAGTGGTTCATTTTGAACGAGTGTTATTTGTGTAATGAGTATTTGGATTTCGGTAGACATTTGAACAGAAGCTTAAATTTACAAGTGTTGCTACACGATTACTGGGCTATTATAGCTTATAAATTTCATTTATTGAGACGCTAAAAGGTTATGTCTCTATTCTTGATGGTGCGCTTATTTAGAAAAGCCAATTTTCTTTATTATCCCACTTATTTAAGGGGGAGGTGTGGTATTGTAGTGAACAGGTTGATGGAGTCTCGAGAAAAGATTTATTAGATAATATAAGGACATACATAACAGTTACAGTACAATGCCGTATAGTATTTCAAACATATAAAATTTGTTATGTATTTAAGAAGATGCTAAATTTATTATTTTATGGTTTTATTAGGTGGGGTGCTTGTCATGTTTTTTGTCAAATAATGAAATATCTTTCTATTATTTATCGCTATCTTTTTAGATTATATTGCTGTTGGCAGGTCTTTAAGTCAATAATAAACAAAAAATAACTTAATCAGACTCATTTCTATAATATGTGTCCTCTTGTTAATGAAGAGCCGAGAATTATTTTTCTATAGATAATTGAAATAAAATATTATAAAATACATTTTGAATCGTATTATGGAGATCAGTCTATGATAAGATGCCTTATTATTATATGTGCTCTTACTTTATTCTCAACTTCTGTTGTGCGAGCATCGGGTTATATGGTTATTCAAGAACCAATGCCAGTTTTTGTTCCTTCTACTTTTTCTTGGGAAGGTTTGTATTTGGGTGGACAAGTTGGTGGGGCATTGGGCAAACTTTCTGTAAGTTCTCGTGTTATTTCTGGTAAAAATACTGTTACTAAAAAATCTCAAATAGTTTCGAGTGATAAGTATAATCTTGCAGGTTTTATAGGTGGTTTTTATGCAGGTTCCAACCTTAGGCTCGACGACAATGGCCTTATCTTAAGCGTTGATACAGACATCGTTTGGTCTAACCAAAAGAATGTACAATTTGGTAAGCGGATGATTGTGGGTGATCAATCAGCTCGTGTACATAATGCACTCGTTAGTCGTTTTGGGCACAAAAAATCTGGCTTGGTTAAAGTGGGTGATGAGGTAACTTATAATACCACTCGTAAAGAGAAGTGGGCTGGTGCCACACGGGTTCGTTTTGGTTTTGCTGCTGATCGTATTATGCCTTATATTGCCGGCGGCATTGCTTATACAAAGGTTCAAATTACCCCCTGGTTTTTAGTTAATTCAGCGAATCCTTTAAATTTAATGACAGAAAAAAAGGCGATGATTGGTTATACTCTTGGTGCAGGGGTTAATTTTGCAGTAAGTGATAATGTTATTCTTCGTGGGGAATATCGTTATTCAGATTTTGGTAAAAAGAAATTTATGGAGAGTCCAGTAAACGTTAGTTATAGCACCCATGACTTGCGTGTGGGTGTGGCATACAAATTGTAACTTTTTGTTAATATTAATTGATAAAGAATTCTATTTTTAGTGGAACTCTCAACGTTTACTTGAGAGGTGTGTCTTTTTTGTTACAGATATTTAGCGAAAGTAGTTTATATAAGTTTCATATTCACACATTAGCTATGGAGTAAATTATGAATATGAAATGTGTAATAACAGCGTCTATTTTTGCTTTAGTTTCAGCATCTGCAGCTCAAGCAGCAGATATGCCAGTTCAAGAAAGACCAACAACAGTGTTACCACAGGTTGTTGTTGCTCCTGCTTTTTCTTGGACAGGTTTTTACCTTGGTGGTCAGATCGGTGGCTTTTCAAGTAACAGCAGTTCGAAAAGAATTTATCAGGGTGTATCTAAAGGTAAGGAAGACATTCTTGTTGATAATAAAGCGTTTCCTAAATTTTCAGGTTTTGTAGGGGGTCTTTACGCAGGTTCTAACGTTGATTTCGGCAATGGTTTTGTTTTAGGTGTTGACACAGACATCGTTTGGTCTGGAGATAAAGCTAAAACATCAAAAAGCTATGATTTGCCTCAGACCAGTGATGTGCAGGAAGTAGCAACGCGGGCTGAAGTATCTACTGGAGTCCCTACTCTTGTTGAAGGAGCTGACAATAATGCTTCTCGTGTAACTAGAAATGTTACTTTTAGCGATAAATGGTCTGGTGCTACACGGGTTCGTCTTGGTGCTGCTTTTGACCGTATTATGCCTTATGTTGCTGGTGGTGTTGCTTATTCGCAACTTAAAGCTTCAGTAGAAAACGCTAAAGCTTCAGGTGCACAAAAAGCTGAAGGTACAAGTGTAGAGAAACCTCTTGAAGGCTTGTCAGATTCAAAAACGATGGTTGGGTACACTCTTGGTGCCGGTGTTGACTTTGCAATGACTGACACTGTTATGTTACGTGCGGAATACCGTTACTCAGACTTTGGTAAAAAGACATTTGTCAAAGATAAAGTTGAAGTTGATCTTAAAACCAACGATTTCCGCGTTGGTGTAGCATACAAATTCTAATTTGTTGTAAAATTTAAGTTTTTTAAAGGCTCTGTCTTTGGCAGGGCCTTTATTTTTTGATAAATTTATTTTTAATGAAACTCTGAGCGTTTAATTGAGAGGTGTGTCTTTTTTGCTACAGATATTTAGCGAAAGTAGTTTATATAAGTTTCATATTCACACATTAGCTATGGAGTAAATTATGAATATGAAATGTGTAATAACAGCGTCTATTTTTGCTTTAGTTTCAGCATCTGCAGCTCAAGCAGCAGATATGCCAGTTCAAGAAAGACCAACAACAGTGTTACCACAGGTTGTTGTTGCTCCTGCTTTTTCTTGGACAGGTTTTTACCTTGGTGGTCAGATCGGTGGCTTTTCAAGTAACAGCAGTTCGAAAGGAACTTATAATAACGTACCTAATGGGACTAAAGAGATTCTTGTTGATAATAAAGCGTTTCCTAAGTTTTCAGGTTTTGTAGGGGGCCTTTACGCAGGTTCTAACGTTGATTTCGGCAATGGTTTTGTTTTGGGTGTTGATACAGACATCGTTTGGTCTGGAGATAAAGCTAGTAAGTCAAAGTCATATGAAGTGGCTGCGAAGCCAGACACGCCAATTGGTGATTTTAACCCCGCAGATGGCGTAAGTGGAGGTGGGTACTTAGGTGTAGCAACTAGAGCTAAGGATGAAGGTAGCCAAATAGCTAAACCAGCTAAGGGAGATGTGACTTTTAGCGATAAATGGTCTGGTGCTACACGGGTTCGTCTTGGTGCTGCCTTTGATCGTGTTATGCCTTATGTTGCTGGTGGTGTTGCTTATTCGCAACTTAAAGCTTCAGTAGAAAACGCTAAAGCTTCAGGTGCACAAAAAGCTGAAGGTACAAGTGTAGAGAAACCTCTTGAAGGCTTGTCAGATTCAAAAACGATGGTTGGGTACACTCTTGGTGCCGGTGTTGACTTTGCAATGACTGACACTGTTATGTTACGTGCGGAATACCGTTACTCAGACTTTGGTAAAAAGAAATTCGTCAAAGATAAAGTTGAAGTTGATCTTAAAACCAATGATTTCCGCGTTGGTGTAGCATACAAATTCTAATTTGTTGTAAGATTTAAGTTTTTTAAAGGCTCTGTCTTTGGCGGGGCCTTTATTTTTTGATAAATTTATTTTTAATGAAACTCTGAGCGTTTAATTGAGAGGTGTGTCTTTTTTGCTACAGATATTTAGCAAACGTGATTTATATAAGCTGGCATATTCACACATTAGCTATGGAGTAAATTATGAATATGAAATGTGTAATAACAGCGTCCATTTTCGCTTTAGTTTCAGCATCTGCAGCTCAAGCAGCAGATATGCCAGTTCAAGAAAGACCAACAACAGTGTTACCACAGGTTGTTGTTGCTCCTGCTTTTTCTTGGACAGGTTTTTACCTTGGTGGTCAGATCGGTGGCTTTTCAAGTAACAGTAGTTGGGTGCGGACTTCTGGTGACATACAAGGGATTCTTGGACACAATAAGGCATTTCCTAAATTTTCAGGTTTTGTAGGGGGCCTTTACGCAGGTTCTAACGTTGATTTCGGCAATGGCTTTGTTTTGGGTGTTGACACGGACATCGTTTGGTCTGGAGCTAAGGCCAAAGCATCAAGAAGCTCTTTGCGGACTGGTAATGGGGCAAGATTGGCAGCGCGGGCTGGAGTATCTACAAGAGCCCCTGCTCTTTTTGAAGGAACTGACAATAATGCTTCTCGTGTAACTGAAAGTGTGACTTTTAGCGATAAATGGTCTGGTGCTACACGGGTTCGTCTTGGTTTTGCTTTTGACCGCATTATGCCTTATGTTGCTGGTGGTATTGCTTATTCGCAGATTAAAGCTGTGGTTGCAGAAGAAAGGCAAGGCGTAGAGACAGTTATTGAACAATTGTCAGGTTCAAAGACATTGGTTGGATACACTCTTGGTGCCGGTGTTGACTTTGCAATGACTGACAGTGTTATATTACGTGCAGAGTACCGTTACTCAGACTTTGGTAAAAAATCATTTATCAGTAACAACGCTGAAATTGATCTTAAGACCAATGATTTCCGCGTTGGTGTAGCATACAAATTCTAATTTGTTGTAAGATTTAAGTTTTTTAAAGGCTCTGTCTTTGGCAGGGCCTTTATTTTTTTGATAAATTTATTTTGGGGTTTCTTTTTTTACTGGTTTTGTGATAAAGCCCTGACGCGTGATGATATTTTCTTCTTAATCGTTGCTTCATACGAATTATTAATTCGGCCTTCCGCATAAATTAAACAACCATGGTTGCAGGGTTTAGGGGAATTGTGAAAAATAAAATCATAAAAGTGGACAGGAATGTTTCACAATGACTGTGAAAAATGAAACAATAGATTACTCAAAAACTCTTTATTTACCAAAAACAAATTTTCCTATGCGTGCAGGGTTGCCGCAAAAAGAGCAAGAATTAATGGCTCGGTGGGAAAAGATGGATCTTTATACCCGTTTGCGTCAACAAGCAAAAGATCGTCCACTTTATGTTATCCATGATGGTCCGCCTTATGCAAATGGCAATATTCATATTGGGCATGCTTTAAACAAAGTTTTAAAGGATGTTGTTGTGCGTTCATTCCAAATGCGTGGTTTTAATGCAAATTATGTCCCCGGGTGGGACTGTCATGGGCTGCCGATTGAATGGAAAGTTGAAGAAAAATACCGTGCACAGGGGAGAAATAAGGATGATGTACCCTTAATGAATTTCGTCAAGAGTGTCGTGAATTTGCACAATATTGGGTCACCGTTCAGAGTGAAGAATTTAAACGTCTTGGTATTGTTGGAGATTTTAAAAATCCTTACACAACAATGGCTTTTCACGCAGAAGCATGCATTGCCGGTGAATTGATAAAATTTGCTATGTCAGATCAACTTTATTGTGGCTCAAAGCCTGTGATGTGGTCTGTGGTGGAGCGCACGGCTTTGGCTGAGGCAGAGATTGAATATCACGATCATGAGTCTGAAGTTATCTGGGTTAAATATCCTATTTTACACTCTTCTTCTCATGATTTACATGATGCTTTTGTGGTAATTTGGACAACAACACCATGGACAATTCCTGGAAGCCGTGCAGTTAGTTATGCTTCTAAAATTTCTTATGGTGTTTATGAGGTTGAGAGCGCAGAGAATGCTTTTGGCCCCCAAGCTGGTGAAAAGCTTCTTTTTGCTGATGCTTTGGCTGATAGTTGTGCAGAAAAAGCAAAACTTGTTCTTAAGCGTTTGCGCTCTGTTTTAGATGATGAACTTAAATCTCTTGTTCTATCCCACCCATTAAAAGGTTTAGCTGGGGGGTATCTCTATAAGATTGCGATGCTTGATGGCCCCCATGTAACGGATAGTTCTGGTACAGGTTTTGTACATACAGCACCTAGCCATGGGCGCGAGGATTTTGAGATTTGGAATAGTTATAAATCTGCATTGGAGCAGGCTGGTATTGATACGACTATTCCCTTTCCCGTTGATGATGCTGGTTTTTATACAAAAGATGCACCTGG from Bartonella schoenbuchensis R1 harbors:
- the mutM gene encoding bifunctional DNA-formamidopyrimidine glycosylase/DNA-(apurinic or apyrimidinic site) lyase, coding for MPELPEVETVRRGLEPVLTGAKIISVTLNRKNLRFPFPEEFSEKLVGRRIIELDRRAKYLLFHLSQNETILGHMGMSGTWRIEDKLFKKEYASMGKLVAHDHFIMDVRAKDGNVYHIIYNDTRRFGFILLVDTIKLNEHPLLKKLGVEPMGDVLSGSYLQKAFINKKTSLKMALLDQSIIAGLGNIYVCEALWRSRLSPQRSAFTLALKSARAYELANCLAQNIRDVISEAIIAGGSSLRDYVHTDGSLGYFQHNFSVYGREGKECLQCEVPIVRILQAGRSSFYCPKCQK
- a CDS encoding M20/M25/M40 family metallo-hydrolase; translation: MLDKVLTHLDENIDKSLERLFSLLRFHSISTDPAYKDACRQAADWLVEDLKTIGFEASRRDTPGHPMVVGHHPGPSDDCLHVLFYGHYDVQPVDPLNLWHDDPFEPSLKEQNGEKIICARGASDDKGQLMTFIEACRAFKKETGQLPVKVTILLEGEEESSSPSLIPFLKENADELKADCAFVCDTPMWDANTPSVCIGLRGLLTEEIIITGAKCDLHSGAFGGAVANPLRILTKILGGLHDENSRVILPGFYDGVEETPPQVLQSWNKLNSSVEALLRPFGLSVAAGEKGRSILEQVWARPTAEINGISGGYAGEGFKTVIPSQASAKVSFRLVHKQDPEKIRQAFRDYVRSLIPADCTVTFKDHGAYSAVQLSPDSPFVEAAKDALTQEWEKSALLIAMGGSISIVGSFQSILGMESVLVGFALADDRIHSPNEKYNLKSFHKGQRSWARILETFANRRINDRNSCSSR
- a CDS encoding ribonuclease D, with amino-acid sequence MTEIRVHQGDLPNLDNYHVDAIAVDTETLGLQPYRDRLCVVQLSSGDGTADIIQIAKGQNSAPNLVKLLEDKAITKIFHFGRFDLAILAHTFGIMPDVVFCTKIASKLTRTYTDRHGLKEICSELLNVNISKQQQSSDWATETLSRAQIEYAASDVLYLHRLKSVFETRLKREERENVAKACFQFLPMRAKLDLLGWTETDIFAHS
- a CDS encoding outer membrane protein — translated: MIRCLIIICALTLFSTSVVRASGYMVIQEPMPVFVPSTFSWEGLYLGGQVGGALGKLSVSSRVISGKNTVTKKSQIVSSDKYNLAGFIGGFYAGSNLRLDDNGLILSVDTDIVWSNQKNVQFGKRMIVGDQSARVHNALVSRFGHKKSGLVKVGDEVTYNTTRKEKWAGATRVRFGFAADRIMPYIAGGIAYTKVQITPWFLVNSANPLNLMTEKKAMIGYTLGAGVNFAVSDNVILRGEYRYSDFGKKKFMESPVNVSYSTHDLRVGVAYKL
- a CDS encoding outer membrane protein, yielding MNMKCVITASIFALVSASAAQAADMPVQERPTTVLPQVVVAPAFSWTGFYLGGQIGGFSSNSSSKRIYQGVSKGKEDILVDNKAFPKFSGFVGGLYAGSNVDFGNGFVLGVDTDIVWSGDKAKTSKSYDLPQTSDVQEVATRAEVSTGVPTLVEGADNNASRVTRNVTFSDKWSGATRVRLGAAFDRIMPYVAGGVAYSQLKASVENAKASGAQKAEGTSVEKPLEGLSDSKTMVGYTLGAGVDFAMTDTVMLRAEYRYSDFGKKTFVKDKVEVDLKTNDFRVGVAYKF
- a CDS encoding outer membrane protein, whose translation is MNMKCVITASIFALVSASAAQAADMPVQERPTTVLPQVVVAPAFSWTGFYLGGQIGGFSSNSSSKGTYNNVPNGTKEILVDNKAFPKFSGFVGGLYAGSNVDFGNGFVLGVDTDIVWSGDKASKSKSYEVAAKPDTPIGDFNPADGVSGGGYLGVATRAKDEGSQIAKPAKGDVTFSDKWSGATRVRLGAAFDRVMPYVAGGVAYSQLKASVENAKASGAQKAEGTSVEKPLEGLSDSKTMVGYTLGAGVDFAMTDTVMLRAEYRYSDFGKKKFVKDKVEVDLKTNDFRVGVAYKF
- a CDS encoding outer membrane protein, whose product is MNMKCVITASIFALVSASAAQAADMPVQERPTTVLPQVVVAPAFSWTGFYLGGQIGGFSSNSSWVRTSGDIQGILGHNKAFPKFSGFVGGLYAGSNVDFGNGFVLGVDTDIVWSGAKAKASRSSLRTGNGARLAARAGVSTRAPALFEGTDNNASRVTESVTFSDKWSGATRVRLGFAFDRIMPYVAGGIAYSQIKAVVAEERQGVETVIEQLSGSKTLVGYTLGAGVDFAMTDSVILRAEYRYSDFGKKSFISNNAEIDLKTNDFRVGVAYKF